A region from the Brachyspira hampsonii genome encodes:
- a CDS encoding KdsC family phosphatase — protein sequence MNIRDYISYLLNKSKLKKVKLLISDIDGVMTDGRLIFDDNGVESKFFNTQDGMGVVLALKAGIKIAVISGSNSKAIKTRFDKFRRHGFEDLILGEENKMPIVLTLIEKYGLKKEEIAYIGDDLIDLSVMKYVGISFSPKDAHHEALKAADIVIHKMGGYGAVRVVIDMLLKSKGIYDEIISKI from the coding sequence ATGAATATCAGAGATTATATTTCATACCTGCTTAATAAGAGTAAGTTAAAAAAAGTTAAGCTATTAATATCCGATATAGACGGAGTTATGACTGACGGAAGATTAATATTCGATGATAATGGGGTTGAAAGTAAATTTTTTAATACTCAAGATGGTATGGGAGTAGTTTTAGCATTAAAGGCAGGAATAAAAATTGCTGTTATATCAGGCAGTAATTCTAAGGCTATAAAAACAAGATTTGATAAATTTAGAAGGCATGGTTTTGAGGATTTAATTCTTGGCGAAGAAAATAAAATGCCTATTGTTTTAACTTTAATAGAAAAATATGGTTTAAAAAAAGAAGAGATAGCTTATATCGGAGATGATTTAATAGATTTAAGTGTTATGAAATATGTAGGAATCTCTTTTTCTCCTAAAGATGCACATCATGAGGCTTTAAAAGCTGCTGATATTGTAATTCATAAAATGGGAGGATATGGTGCGGTTAGGGTAGTAATAGATATGCTGCTTAAATCCAAAGGTATTTACGATGAAATTATTAGTAAAATTTAG
- a CDS encoding META domain-containing protein codes for MKYIVHILAALLFIFSCSTSKVTHIEESKNDSLFGRKFKLVSIYPDMDITIEFTQDTIHGFSAVNNYSSSYTLDGDIFNILSISMTKKSGTSDRIAAEMEYLNMLQNATSYKINGRQLIIYTLLSSENLVFEEF; via the coding sequence ATGAAATATATTGTACATATTTTGGCAGCTTTATTGTTTATATTTTCATGCTCAACTTCAAAAGTTACTCATATAGAAGAATCAAAAAATGATTCACTTTTTGGAAGAAAATTTAAATTGGTAAGCATATATCCTGATATGGACATAACTATAGAGTTTACACAAGATACAATACATGGTTTTTCTGCTGTTAATAATTATTCATCTTCATATACTCTTGACGGAGATATATTTAACATATTATCAATTTCAATGACTAAAAAATCTGGTACAAGCGATAGAATTGCTGCTGAAATGGAATATCTCAATATGCTGCAAAATGCTACTTCTTATAAAATTAATGGAAGACAGTTAATAATATATACTTTATTATCCAGTGAGAATTTAGTCTTTGAAGAATTTTAA
- the lptC gene encoding LPS export ABC transporter periplasmic protein LptC gives MKLLVKFSIILLLCVSCTNFNDLGKEFTQTENFVPPPDMEFYGFRRESYDTNFKQLDSFATNAKFYNKKKLVELYDSRTYTYDSNNTIAASVSGEFITVNQETLFTQIYTNVIVKSSNNTILYTEYLQWDNEKQQFKSPVPIRVEQEDGSWLTGSSMEGDMGLEHITVYNETDEGDAIGVPLAEDQ, from the coding sequence ATGAAATTATTAGTAAAATTTAGTATAATACTTCTATTATGTGTTTCCTGCACTAATTTTAATGATCTTGGAAAGGAATTTACTCAAACTGAGAATTTTGTACCGCCTCCTGATATGGAATTTTATGGTTTTAGACGAGAAAGTTATGATACGAATTTTAAACAGTTGGATTCCTTTGCAACTAATGCCAAATTCTATAATAAAAAGAAATTGGTTGAACTTTATGACAGCAGAACATATACTTATGATTCTAATAATACAATAGCAGCCAGTGTTTCCGGAGAGTTTATAACTGTAAATCAGGAGACATTATTTACTCAAATATATACAAATGTTATCGTTAAATCATCAAACAATACTATACTTTACACAGAATATCTTCAATGGGATAATGAAAAACAGCAATTTAAAAGCCCAGTTCCAATTCGTGTAGAGCAGGAAGACGGCAGCTGGCTTACAGGAAGCAGTATGGAAGGTGATATGGGACTAGAACATATTACAGTATATAATGAAACTGATGAAGGCGATGCTATAGGAGTTCCGCTTGCTGAAGATCAATAA
- a CDS encoding metal ABC transporter permease, whose amino-acid sequence MEIFEYDFMRKAFLVGIMLAVIIPCIGVIVVLKRLSMIGDAISHTSLAGVTFGLVFNINPIVASIIFCILSALSIEFIRKKIAKYGEMSISIIMSLSIGVAGLLSGFVANNSNFNSFLFGSIVAISDFELKLVILISFISILIFIFLYKEIFYITFNERLAKLSGVPVNRINFIFTILTAVTVSISARAVGALIVSSMMVVPVACSMQVANSYKKTIIFAVLFNLLFTILGIFISYYQGLKPGATIVLISITTFIIIILLKSALSSKHNEA is encoded by the coding sequence ATGGAAATATTTGAATATGATTTTATGCGTAAAGCTTTCTTAGTTGGTATTATGCTTGCTGTTATAATACCTTGCATAGGGGTGATTGTTGTATTAAAAAGACTTTCTATGATAGGAGATGCTATATCACATACTTCACTTGCCGGTGTTACATTCGGTTTAGTTTTTAACATAAACCCAATAGTAGCCTCCATAATATTCTGTATACTATCTGCATTATCAATAGAGTTTATAAGAAAAAAAATAGCTAAATATGGAGAAATGTCTATATCAATTATAATGTCTTTGTCTATAGGAGTTGCCGGGCTTCTTTCCGGATTTGTAGCGAACAATTCAAACTTTAACAGTTTCTTATTCGGAAGTATTGTTGCTATAAGCGACTTTGAATTGAAATTAGTAATATTAATAAGTTTCATATCAATACTAATTTTCATCTTCCTATACAAAGAAATTTTTTATATAACTTTCAATGAAAGATTAGCAAAACTTTCCGGCGTGCCTGTAAATAGAATTAATTTCATTTTCACAATATTAACTGCTGTTACTGTATCAATATCAGCAAGAGCAGTGGGTGCTTTAATAGTATCATCAATGATGGTAGTACCTGTTGCATGTTCTATGCAGGTGGCTAATAGTTACAAAAAAACTATTATTTTTGCTGTACTCTTTAATTTACTATTCACAATATTAGGAATATTCATTTCGTATTATCAAGGTCTTAAACCCGGTGCAACTATAGTTCTAATAAGCATAACAACTTTTATAATTATAATATTATTAAAATCTGCTTTATCATCAAAACATAATGAAGCATAA
- a CDS encoding ABC transporter substrate-binding protein, giving the protein MKKLFIALSISILLIASCSKTNDANTSSNNESKKIGILQLVEHTALDQANKGFVDGLKEAGYEDGKNIIIDYQNAQGEQANCITISQKFINDRVDLILAIATPAAQAVANLTKDIPILITAVTDPADSKLVADNNAPGGNVTGTSDLTPVKEQMDLLKKLVPSAQKIAFLYNSSEQNSKFQVDIAKEKADELGLSYVDATITNPNDIQQVVQSLVGKVDAIYVPTDNMVSAGMANVVSITEPAKIPVICGEAGMLNAGGLATYGIDYYELGKLTANQAVKILKGESQPANMPIEYIQNPVLEVNTNAAQKLGVTIPADL; this is encoded by the coding sequence ATGAAAAAGTTATTTATTGCTTTATCAATTTCAATATTATTAATTGCATCATGTTCCAAAACAAATGATGCAAACACCTCATCAAATAATGAATCTAAAAAAATAGGAATACTTCAGCTTGTAGAACATACAGCATTAGATCAGGCTAATAAAGGTTTTGTAGACGGCTTAAAAGAAGCTGGTTATGAGGATGGAAAGAATATTATAATAGATTATCAAAACGCTCAGGGAGAGCAGGCAAACTGCATTACAATATCGCAGAAATTTATTAATGATAGGGTAGATTTAATATTGGCAATAGCAACACCGGCAGCACAGGCAGTTGCTAATTTAACTAAAGATATACCTATATTAATTACAGCAGTAACAGACCCAGCCGATTCAAAATTAGTTGCTGATAATAATGCTCCGGGCGGAAATGTTACAGGTACTTCAGATTTAACACCTGTAAAAGAACAAATGGATTTATTAAAAAAATTAGTACCTTCAGCACAAAAAATAGCATTTTTATATAATTCAAGCGAACAAAACTCTAAATTTCAAGTTGATATTGCAAAAGAAAAAGCAGATGAATTAGGCTTATCCTATGTAGATGCTACAATCACAAATCCTAATGATATACAGCAGGTAGTTCAAAGTTTGGTTGGCAAAGTAGATGCTATATATGTACCTACAGATAATATGGTTTCTGCAGGAATGGCTAATGTTGTTTCTATCACAGAACCTGCCAAAATACCTGTTATATGCGGAGAGGCTGGAATGCTCAATGCGGGCGGACTTGCTACTTATGGTATAGATTATTATGAATTAGGAAAATTGACAGCTAATCAGGCAGTAAAAATATTAAAAGGAGAATCTCAACCTGCTAATATGCCTATAGAATATATACAAAACCCTGTATTAGAAGTTAATACTAATGCAGCTCAGAAATTGGGTGTTACAATACCTGCAGATTTATAA
- the truA gene encoding tRNA pseudouridine(38-40) synthase TruA: MNNIKITIQYDGTDFYGWQIQPNLRTVQGEIYKAVQKVYGEKITIYGCGRTDAGVHALGQVANFRVPKMLVPINKVHIALNSYLDRDLRIIKAEEMPDNFNARASAIFREYLYIVHNSSTSFPFYERYAWFYRKNIIDEKLINEYAKYLIGEHNFTSFCSTEDENDSKFRYLERVKAIRKGDTIYFIIRGNAFLHNMVRIIVGTLVEGQKKKKPVNFIEDILKREDRASAFVTAPAHGLYFRRAFFKGE; the protein is encoded by the coding sequence ATGAATAATATAAAGATAACGATACAATATGACGGCACAGACTTTTACGGCTGGCAGATACAGCCTAATTTGAGAACGGTACAGGGAGAAATATATAAAGCGGTACAGAAAGTATACGGCGAGAAGATTACTATATACGGCTGCGGCAGAACAGATGCAGGAGTGCATGCTTTAGGTCAGGTAGCTAATTTTAGAGTTCCTAAAATGCTTGTTCCTATTAATAAGGTGCATATAGCTTTGAATTCATATTTAGATAGAGATTTAAGAATAATAAAAGCTGAAGAAATGCCTGATAATTTTAATGCAAGGGCTTCAGCTATATTTAGAGAATATTTATATATAGTTCATAACAGCAGCACTTCTTTTCCATTTTATGAGAGATATGCTTGGTTTTACAGAAAAAATATTATAGATGAAAAATTAATCAATGAATATGCAAAATATTTAATAGGAGAGCATAATTTTACATCATTTTGTTCTACAGAAGATGAAAATGATTCTAAATTTAGGTATTTAGAGAGAGTTAAAGCCATAAGGAAAGGGGATACTATATATTTTATTATTAGGGGCAATGCTTTCTTACATAATATGGTAAGAATTATAGTTGGTACTTTGGTAGAGGGTCAGAAGAAGAAAAAACCTGTTAATTTCATAGAAGATATATTAAAAAGAGAGGACAGAGCATCTGCTTTTGTAACAGCTCCGGCACATGGACTTTATTTTAGAAGAGCATTTTTTAAAGGCGAATAA
- a CDS encoding metal ABC transporter ATP-binding protein, which produces MSKIVEFKNVHFGYTSDDILKCISFDVNGGDFVSIIGSNGAGKSTILKLILGEISQFRGSIKLYEEDINKFKDWKRIGYLEQNAYSKIVNFPATVYEIVMSNNFADIGLFKFPNKSHRIKVIKALELLGMEKYKNRMISKLSGGQIQRVFLARTLISEPDLLVLDEPTNGVDRETIDLIYKILQSLNKEKKVTIIMVTHDIEKISSISNRIFCFEEGSLVELEKKQIYDELSHKHKHPNSDNVCSC; this is translated from the coding sequence ATGAGTAAGATTGTAGAGTTTAAAAATGTGCATTTTGGATATACTTCTGATGATATACTTAAATGTATAAGTTTTGATGTTAATGGCGGAGATTTTGTATCTATAATAGGTTCTAATGGAGCAGGAAAGAGTACCATATTAAAACTTATTTTGGGTGAGATTAGTCAATTCAGAGGAAGCATAAAACTATATGAAGAAGATATAAATAAATTCAAAGATTGGAAAAGAATAGGCTATTTAGAGCAGAATGCATATTCAAAAATTGTAAATTTCCCAGCCACTGTTTATGAAATAGTTATGTCTAATAATTTTGCTGATATAGGTTTATTTAAATTTCCTAATAAAAGTCATCGTATAAAAGTTATAAAGGCATTAGAGCTTTTAGGTATGGAAAAATATAAAAATAGAATGATATCAAAGCTTTCAGGCGGACAAATTCAAAGAGTATTTTTAGCGAGAACATTGATATCAGAACCAGACTTACTTGTACTTGATGAGCCTACAAATGGGGTAGACAGAGAAACTATTGATTTAATATATAAAATCCTACAGTCTTTAAATAAAGAAAAAAAAGTAACTATAATAATGGTTACACATGATATAGAAAAAATATCTAGTATATCCAACAGAATATTTTGTTTTGAAGAAGGTTCTTTAGTAGAGCTTGAAAAGAAACAAATATACGATGAACTTTCACATAAACATAAACATCCTAATAGCGACAATGTTTGTTCTTGTTAA
- a CDS encoding LptA/OstA family protein, with protein MLKINKFFVLIILFILALSLLAQSRRSADKFTYNNKTKVFQYTGNSKMEDSSAVITSYVMTFYQETELATFSGGVRLLSKTNGSTISGGYASYNGKTRYAYVKNKPVLRSPTNNMTIKSSFMERDFNTPLAKAISNVHLTHIDKESKRKTDGYADNLVYDMDSEIAVLTGNPRLYQGADRLEGEILEYNAKNATANVMGRGKIYVLQTNNYVNSSETNKKNSNVSNYNIVVADRLFLNEYGGKDNNTRTLYAYGNVTAYFYEENMILKGGYIEYEIDNEHIYMYQDPSVRIPDRGIIAFGEWIEYKKDEKFKDVIFHNDVVMIDYDESISLEGDLLHLDPDTKVATVSGSPKAYVEDRSIKITSVTMQMFNDEEKLRANGNVHVEGKDMNSQSAWATYFDNEKYLRLWGESPYLKQKESVVRAREIKYYIDTEKVEAMGVSGEIPE; from the coding sequence TTGCTGAAGATCAATAAATTTTTTGTATTAATTATATTGTTTATATTAGCATTGTCTTTGCTTGCTCAATCTAGAAGAAGTGCTGATAAATTTACATATAATAATAAAACAAAAGTTTTTCAATATACAGGTAATTCCAAAATGGAAGATTCATCTGCTGTAATTACAAGCTATGTTATGACATTTTATCAGGAAACAGAGCTTGCTACATTCAGCGGAGGCGTACGACTTCTAAGTAAAACTAATGGTTCTACTATATCAGGCGGCTATGCTAGTTATAATGGAAAAACTAGATATGCCTATGTTAAAAATAAACCTGTTTTAAGATCTCCTACAAATAATATGACTATAAAAAGTTCATTTATGGAACGAGATTTTAATACGCCTTTAGCCAAGGCAATTAGTAATGTTCATTTAACTCATATTGATAAAGAAAGTAAAAGAAAAACAGATGGTTATGCGGATAATTTAGTATATGATATGGATTCTGAAATAGCAGTTCTCACAGGAAATCCTAGACTTTATCAAGGTGCTGACAGATTAGAAGGTGAAATATTAGAGTATAATGCTAAAAATGCTACTGCTAATGTTATGGGAAGAGGTAAGATATATGTACTTCAGACTAATAATTATGTAAATTCTTCTGAAACAAACAAAAAAAACAGCAATGTAAGTAATTATAATATTGTAGTGGCAGACAGATTGTTTTTGAATGAATACGGTGGAAAAGACAATAATACAAGAACTTTGTATGCTTATGGAAATGTTACAGCCTATTTTTATGAAGAAAATATGATACTTAAAGGCGGATATATAGAATATGAGATAGATAATGAACATATTTATATGTATCAGGATCCTTCTGTTAGAATACCAGACAGAGGAATTATCGCTTTTGGAGAATGGATAGAATATAAAAAAGATGAAAAATTTAAAGATGTTATATTTCATAATGATGTTGTTATGATAGATTATGATGAGAGTATATCATTAGAAGGTGATTTACTGCATCTTGACCCGGATACTAAAGTTGCCACAGTAAGCGGAAGTCCTAAAGCTTATGTAGAGGACAGAAGTATTAAAATTACATCTGTAACTATGCAGATGTTTAATGATGAAGAAAAACTTAGGGCTAATGGAAATGTACATGTAGAAGGTAAGGATATGAATTCTCAAAGTGCTTGGGCTACTTATTTTGATAATGAAAAATATTTGAGGCTTTGGGGTGAAAGTCCATATTTGAAACAGAAAGAAAGTGTTGTAAGAGCTAGGGAAATAAAATATTATATAGATACTGAAAAAGTTGAAGCTATGGGTGTAAGCGGTGAAATACCTGAGTAA
- a CDS encoding metal ABC transporter substrate-binding protein, protein MKKILIIIFILSLLAGCSNASKDNKVSSNKLKVYASIYPIYDFAKKICGDKADVYNMTSAGSEPHDFEITSKDMADLTKADLFIYNGGGMEHWADTVKDSIKELKYIETSSNISNEGLDPHFWLSPIKAKKQMENIKNALADIDSVNADYYNSNYNFYANKLDELDNHFKEVLSNIKNTNLVVTHPAFGHFCKEYLLNQVAIARDEADPKAMSETIDFIKNNNVKAIFYEEFSSSKLVDSIAKETGVKTLTLNPIESLSEEYIKAGKDYFSVMEENLASLTNGLN, encoded by the coding sequence ATGAAAAAAATTTTAATAATTATTTTTATATTATCATTGCTAGCAGGATGCAGTAATGCATCAAAGGATAATAAAGTGTCTTCAAATAAACTTAAAGTTTATGCAAGTATTTATCCTATATACGATTTTGCTAAAAAAATATGTGGAGATAAAGCAGATGTATATAATATGACTTCTGCAGGGTCAGAGCCTCATGATTTTGAAATAACTTCAAAAGATATGGCTGATTTAACAAAGGCAGATTTATTTATATATAATGGCGGAGGAATGGAGCATTGGGCTGATACAGTTAAAGATAGCATAAAAGAACTAAAATATATAGAAACTTCATCTAATATTAGTAATGAAGGATTGGATCCGCATTTTTGGCTTTCACCTATTAAAGCAAAGAAACAAATGGAGAATATAAAAAATGCATTGGCGGATATAGATTCTGTTAATGCAGATTATTATAATTCTAACTATAATTTTTATGCAAATAAATTAGATGAATTAGATAATCATTTCAAAGAAGTTTTATCAAATATAAAAAATACTAACTTGGTAGTAACTCACCCTGCTTTCGGACATTTCTGCAAAGAATATTTATTAAATCAGGTAGCTATTGCTAGAGATGAAGCAGATCCTAAAGCTATGTCTGAAACTATTGATTTTATAAAAAATAATAATGTAAAAGCTATATTTTATGAAGAGTTTTCAAGTTCTAAATTAGTTGATTCTATAGCAAAAGAAACAGGAGTAAAAACATTGACACTAAATCCTATAGAATCTTTAAGTGAAGAATATATTAAAGCAGGAAAAGATTATTTTTCTGTAATGGAAGAGAATCTTGCATCTTTAACTAATGGACTTAATTAG
- a CDS encoding DegT/DnrJ/EryC1/StrS family aminotransferase has translation MIRHSRPTIRKKDLESALKVMISDNLATGDVIQEFERSFANYFGKGFTAIFVNSGTAALELILRHLNIGEGDEVIMSSFLNASPLQVVTNLKATPVLIDIDEDSFQISMDNVIEAINEKTKAIIVSHMFGNCALIDELADIKVPVIEDASHSLGGRYRDTLLGSFGDFAYFSLSATRMITSGGAGGMILTKKKGMDAIRDIIHYDKKEKFIKRFNYCATDLQASIGIEELKHLERMVEVRADIASFYDNAILESNLMKLSTHDSESPSYYRYVCMLNGSMNIYDAIKMFERHNVEAARPIFKPLHQYLNLPNENYPNTENAYLKSISLPIYPTLQKNEAELICKLIKQIR, from the coding sequence TTGATTAGACATTCCAGACCTACTATAAGAAAAAAAGATTTAGAATCTGCTTTAAAAGTAATGATTAGCGATAATCTTGCTACAGGTGATGTTATACAAGAATTTGAAAGATCTTTTGCAAATTATTTCGGAAAAGGTTTTACAGCCATATTTGTTAATAGCGGAACTGCTGCCTTAGAGCTTATATTAAGGCATCTTAATATAGGAGAAGGAGATGAGGTTATAATGTCTTCTTTCCTTAACGCATCACCCCTTCAAGTCGTTACAAATTTAAAAGCTACGCCCGTACTTATAGATATAGATGAAGACAGCTTTCAAATATCTATGGACAATGTTATAGAGGCTATCAATGAAAAAACTAAAGCAATTATAGTTTCTCATATGTTTGGAAATTGTGCTTTAATAGATGAGCTTGCTGATATTAAAGTTCCTGTTATAGAGGATGCATCTCATAGTTTGGGAGGCAGATACAGAGATACTTTACTTGGAAGTTTCGGAGATTTTGCTTACTTCTCTCTTTCTGCTACTAGAATGATTACTTCTGGAGGTGCCGGAGGTATGATACTCACAAAGAAAAAAGGAATGGATGCTATAAGGGATATAATTCATTATGATAAAAAAGAAAAATTTATTAAAAGATTCAATTACTGTGCAACTGACCTTCAAGCATCAATAGGTATAGAAGAGCTTAAACATCTTGAAAGAATGGTTGAAGTAAGAGCTGATATAGCTTCATTTTATGATAATGCTATACTTGAAAGCAATTTGATGAAATTATCTACTCATGACAGTGAAAGTCCTTCATACTACAGATATGTTTGCATGCTCAATGGCAGTATGAATATATATGATGCTATAAAGATGTTTGAAAGGCATAATGTAGAAGCGGCAAGACCTATATTTAAACCTTTGCATCAGTATCTTAATTTGCCTAATGAAAATTACCCTAATACTGAAAATGCATATTTAAAAAGTATATCATTGCCTATATACCCTACTTTGCAGAAAAATGAAGCAGAACTAATTTGCAAACTTATAAAGCAAATAAGATAA